Proteins from a genomic interval of Paenibacillus sp. FSL H8-0048:
- a CDS encoding RHS repeat-associated core domain-containing protein, with translation MHQSTGGDTYDAQTKEINSLIEKVTQAYDGFNRLTKAVKVKAGDRTTVDYVYNGDGLRVKKTVSSAKAGNIAKETNYVYDRQHVILEMDGSSKLNVRYIRGINYIARMNQAKAYTYYLFNGHGDVVQTVSSAGEVQNQYDYDVFGNPTLSIESYSESIRYAGEYYDGETGLYYLRARYYDLYIGRFLSEDSYWGEDNNPLSLNRYTYANNDPIQYIDPTGHKATASSIQSQINRNDAAADRQEHLFLAKQKASTPPPKQEPPAPTKPAQNSKKSASSAPANNNKATPPATVTKPPATSNSGSTSSSRPSAAGSAAVAAISKLQQKNTVLAVDLKKAKKEEQVVQATKAAVKKDPVPVKSAAKSSGSGSVFNSIKNGTKNLIVNTANLIILDDAKMAFGKDKSFLQRSAGSANLLFNVATFGEAAVIKSGVKSTIRLADKITEKITAKFFASATIKDAAEIAGTKAIQKAAQQTSAAVGNQTVQEMLSNSPSGLYSKLRKQGIPTTLTDDEVKAANSVNLRMQAEGAGKAGRYSGDLVVVNKPDAAADALAERIGGQSRVKFSNDPASREFDAINDQYVAQSKPALHTVNKSVRDQMKATFEAAQETGRRVYYHFEGQPAQSVIDKLNEYSSRYGIKVLIDTKPLK, from the coding sequence ATGCACCAGTCTACCGGGGGAGATACTTACGATGCACAGACTAAAGAAATTAATAGTCTTATCGAAAAAGTAACTCAAGCCTATGACGGGTTCAACCGTTTAACGAAAGCTGTCAAGGTGAAGGCGGGAGACCGGACAACTGTAGATTATGTTTATAATGGAGACGGCTTACGGGTAAAGAAAACGGTAAGCAGTGCTAAAGCAGGGAATATAGCAAAGGAAACGAATTATGTATATGACCGTCAGCATGTGATTCTGGAGATGGACGGAAGCAGTAAACTCAATGTCCGTTACATCCGGGGCATTAACTACATTGCCAGAATGAATCAGGCTAAGGCATATACCTACTATTTGTTCAATGGACACGGAGATGTTGTGCAAACTGTATCATCTGCAGGAGAAGTACAGAACCAATATGACTACGATGTCTTTGGTAATCCTACTTTAAGCATCGAGTCCTATTCGGAATCTATCCGTTATGCAGGAGAGTATTATGATGGGGAGACAGGGCTGTACTACCTTCGGGCACGTTATTACGATTTGTACATCGGACGTTTCCTGTCAGAAGACAGCTACTGGGGTGAAGACAATAACCCGCTCAGTCTCAATCGCTACACTTATGCCAATAATGATCCGATTCAGTATATCGATCCGACTGGCCACAAAGCAACGGCAAGCTCCATTCAAAGCCAGATCAACCGAAACGACGCTGCTGCGGACCGCCAAGAGCATCTGTTTCTGGCTAAGCAGAAGGCGTCCACACCGCCTCCAAAACAAGAGCCGCCAGCACCAACGAAGCCTGCACAGAATTCGAAGAAGTCTGCTTCGTCAGCGCCAGCAAATAATAATAAAGCAACTCCACCAGCCACGGTAACAAAGCCGCCGGCAACATCAAACAGTGGCTCAACTAGTAGCTCACGTCCGTCAGCAGCAGGAAGTGCAGCGGTGGCTGCAATATCAAAGTTGCAGCAAAAAAATACAGTTTTGGCAGTGGATCTGAAAAAAGCAAAGAAAGAAGAACAAGTTGTCCAGGCAACTAAAGCAGCCGTGAAGAAAGATCCTGTACCTGTTAAGTCTGCTGCAAAGAGCTCGGGCAGCGGCTCTGTGTTTAATTCGATTAAAAATGGAACGAAGAACCTAATAGTTAATACCGCAAACCTAATAATTCTCGATGATGCTAAGATGGCTTTCGGTAAGGACAAATCTTTCCTGCAAAGAAGTGCAGGTTCTGCTAACTTGCTCTTCAATGTTGCTACTTTTGGTGAAGCCGCAGTAATAAAATCTGGCGTTAAAAGTACTATCCGATTAGCCGATAAAATAACGGAAAAAATAACAGCAAAATTTTTTGCTTCAGCTACGATAAAGGATGCAGCTGAAATAGCTGGAACCAAGGCAATCCAGAAAGCAGCGCAGCAAACTAGTGCAGCAGTAGGGAATCAGACTGTTCAGGAGATGTTGTCGAACAGCCCGAGTGGGCTGTATAGTAAACTGAGAAAACAAGGTATTCCGACCACTCTGACGGATGATGAGGTTAAAGCGGCTAATTCGGTTAATCTTAGGATGCAGGCTGAGGGAGCTGGTAAAGCAGGTCGCTACTCAGGGGATTTGGTGGTTGTAAATAAACCTGATGCAGCGGCAGATGCATTAGCTGAAAGAATTGGTGGTCAATCCCGAGTTAAGTTCTCCAACGATCCCGCTAGTAGAGAGTTTGATGCTATTAATGACCAATATGTTGCTCAATCTAAACCTGCACTCCATACCGTAAATAAAAGTGTTCGGGACCAAATGAAAGCGACATTCGAGGCTGCTCAGGAAACTGGTAGAAGGGTTTATTACCATTTTGAAGGGCAACCTGCTCAATCGGTAATTGATAAACTGAATGAGTACAGCAGTAGATATGGAATAAAAGTTTTAATTGATACAAAACCTTTGAAGTAG
- a CDS encoding Imm7 family immunity protein → MYEFHGWATIHETTTEADAGNLEMIVKKIQKFILELNWSAGLLEVYPSNGNYYLSVGGFLNRKTTEAEEIIKLYQFIADHSSGSYGVLYTRDDEDIEGYDNNFRILVLARGNIQLKEDLFLSPFVPVVEDNE, encoded by the coding sequence ATGTATGAATTTCACGGTTGGGCAACAATCCATGAGACAACTACAGAAGCTGATGCAGGCAATTTAGAAATGATTGTAAAAAAAATACAAAAATTTATTTTAGAGTTAAATTGGAGTGCTGGGCTTCTGGAGGTTTACCCTTCTAATGGTAATTATTATCTTTCTGTGGGCGGCTTCTTGAATCGTAAAACTACAGAGGCAGAGGAAATAATTAAGCTATATCAATTCATCGCAGACCATTCATCAGGTTCTTACGGAGTACTATATACAAGGGACGATGAAGATATTGAAGGGTACGATAATAACTTTAGAATACTCGTTTTAGCCCGTGGTAATATTCAACTAAAAGAAGATTTATTTTTATCTCCTTTTGTTCCAGTAGTTGAAGATAACGAATAA